A section of the Dehalobacter sp. DCM genome encodes:
- a CDS encoding DUF378 domain-containing protein — protein sequence MSTWQKILLAIVIIGAINWGLIGFFQFDLVKALLGGISPIPPRIVYAIVGLSGLYCITLLFKPREEFEREGRVQHNP from the coding sequence ATGAGTACTTGGCAGAAAATCTTGCTGGCCATTGTTATCATCGGTGCAATCAACTGGGGACTTATCGGTTTCTTCCAATTTGATCTTGTTAAGGCATTACTTGGCGGGATCAGCCCTATTCCCCCGAGAATTGTTTATGCAATCGTTGGTTTAAGCGGGCTATATTGCATAACATTGCTGTTTAAACCTCGGGAGGAATTTGAAAGAGAAGGCCGGGTCCAACATAATCCCTAA
- a CDS encoding PrsW family intramembrane metalloprotease, producing the protein MIVITDIRLIVIALTPVIALGLAVYFTDRYDKEPLKLIFKVFILGSLAVIPIVYIERFLTSLNIFTGAAAAFFSAFIVAGFTEEFFKREVVLLTAYRNRAFDEKLDGIVYAVFASLGFAMVENIMYVVINFSANPYVGLSRGIFSVPTHVLLGVTMGYYLSLAKFSKDSKSEKANLRKALIVPLVLHGFFDFILMSQIPILLTAFIPYVIYLWITNLRKLNHYYRDSKEKASRHHSLKQI; encoded by the coding sequence ATGATCGTTATCACAGACATACGCCTAATAGTTATTGCCTTGACACCCGTAATTGCACTTGGTCTAGCCGTCTATTTTACAGACCGTTATGATAAAGAGCCTCTCAAATTGATTTTTAAAGTGTTTATCTTGGGCTCTTTGGCTGTGATCCCCATCGTCTATATTGAACGGTTTCTTACATCACTCAATATATTCACCGGTGCTGCCGCAGCTTTTTTTAGCGCATTTATCGTCGCAGGATTTACAGAAGAGTTCTTTAAAAGGGAAGTTGTACTTCTTACCGCCTATCGTAACCGAGCGTTTGATGAAAAACTGGATGGTATTGTCTATGCCGTATTCGCCTCGCTTGGTTTTGCGATGGTGGAAAATATTATGTATGTCGTCATCAACTTTTCAGCAAACCCTTATGTAGGTCTTTCCCGGGGAATATTTTCAGTGCCAACGCATGTTCTGCTTGGGGTAACGATGGGTTACTATCTGTCTTTAGCTAAATTCTCAAAAGACTCTAAGTCAGAAAAAGCAAACCTACGAAAAGCATTAATTGTTCCGCTGGTTCTGCATGGTTTCTTTGATTTCATCCTGATGTCTCAGATACCGATATTGCTTACGGCTTTTATCCCCTATGTGATTTATTTGTGGATCACTAACTTAAGAAAACTTAATCACTATTACAGAGATTCCAAGGAAAAAGCGTCAAGACATCATTCGTTGAAACAAATATAA
- a CDS encoding AMP-binding enzyme: MSGYALLQDVNMPYDRELEGLVEEDNFVSYYQMESSLYNYPKVLGAGVIISRQDGENPVLKVYLALEDSFLGKEDRETYCSEVESYIRKRFSLKAPIKVHIHEKLPMTRSGKVMRSVLRNYED; encoded by the coding sequence ATGTCCGGTTATGCGCTTTTACAAGATGTTAATATGCCATATGATAGAGAACTGGAAGGGCTCGTCGAAGAAGATAATTTTGTCAGTTATTATCAGATGGAGTCTTCCTTATATAATTACCCAAAAGTGCTAGGGGCAGGAGTCATTATCAGCCGTCAGGATGGCGAAAATCCGGTGCTTAAGGTATATCTCGCGTTAGAAGATTCATTCCTGGGCAAAGAAGATAGAGAAACGTACTGCAGTGAAGTAGAAAGCTATATCCGTAAACGGTTTTCTTTGAAGGCGCCGATCAAAGTCCATATCCATGAGAAATTGCCGATGACCAGATCCGGTAAAGTCATGCGTTCCGTCCTGCGCAATTATGAAGATTAG
- the murC gene encoding UDP-N-acetylmuramate--L-alanine ligase — protein sequence MPLHIHFVGIKGTGMSALSQITPMIIDACITGSDVPQRFFTDAVLEKAGITVLDFDPENVTCADLVVTSAAYDNSHPEIARAIALKIPVLTYAQFLGQLMAKKKGVCVAGTHGKTTTTAMAGKILLDAGLDPSIVVGSDVPCIGGNSHAGQGELFLAESCEYRRHFLNYAPEHLVITNMELDHPDYFKDLDDVISAFSELAWKLPASGNLIIWHEDLNRSRIKTKAPVTTFGFSPEADVRAVNIVFDDAGSTFDVMLGDQKLGNLHLTVSGKHNILDALAAIALTIKLNIPVSVILEALSNFNGTKRRFERLGTKHGAVIVDDYAHHPTEIQTTLNGARLSYPNRRIRAVFQPHTFSRTEKLLYEFSQAFHDADEVVIAEIFSSAREKKAGTHSVSSAKLAALMQETGITTRYFSTLEEISSYLDQTLEKNDLVITLGAGDVYKVGQNLVC from the coding sequence TTGCCATTACATATTCATTTTGTAGGTATTAAGGGAACCGGAATGAGTGCCCTTTCTCAAATAACCCCTATGATCATAGATGCTTGTATCACCGGGTCTGACGTACCCCAGCGGTTCTTTACGGATGCTGTTTTAGAGAAAGCCGGCATCACAGTTTTAGATTTTGATCCCGAGAATGTCACGTGTGCCGACTTGGTTGTGACATCGGCGGCCTATGATAACAGTCATCCTGAAATAGCCAGAGCTATCGCGTTGAAAATTCCTGTGCTGACGTATGCGCAGTTTTTAGGACAGCTTATGGCTAAGAAAAAAGGCGTCTGTGTTGCCGGAACTCATGGCAAGACAACGACGACTGCTATGGCAGGTAAGATACTTCTTGACGCGGGGCTGGATCCTTCCATTGTCGTCGGTAGTGACGTCCCTTGTATCGGGGGGAACTCCCATGCCGGTCAGGGCGAGTTATTTCTGGCAGAATCCTGTGAATACCGCAGACATTTCTTAAATTATGCTCCCGAACATTTAGTGATAACCAATATGGAATTAGACCATCCTGACTATTTTAAAGATCTCGATGATGTCATTTCAGCATTTAGTGAACTGGCTTGGAAACTTCCCGCCAGTGGAAACCTCATTATATGGCATGAAGACCTCAATCGCTCTCGAATAAAGACAAAAGCACCTGTTACGACATTTGGGTTTTCTCCGGAAGCCGATGTTCGAGCAGTAAATATTGTATTTGACGACGCCGGCAGTACGTTTGACGTCATGCTCGGAGATCAAAAACTCGGCAATCTGCATCTGACCGTTTCAGGTAAACACAACATTCTCGATGCTTTAGCCGCAATCGCCTTAACCATAAAATTAAACATCCCTGTCTCGGTCATTTTGGAAGCACTGAGTAATTTCAACGGGACAAAAAGAAGATTTGAACGACTGGGGACAAAACACGGCGCGGTTATCGTGGACGATTATGCTCATCATCCAACAGAGATCCAGACCACCTTGAACGGCGCCAGATTATCCTATCCCAACCGCAGGATTCGGGCCGTATTTCAACCCCATACATTCAGCCGCACGGAAAAACTACTCTATGAATTTTCTCAGGCATTTCACGATGCGGACGAGGTCGTTATCGCAGAGATTTTTTCCTCTGCGCGAGAAAAAAAAGCGGGAACCCATTCCGTCTCATCGGCTAAGCTTGCGGCATTAATGCAGGAAACGGGTATTACTACACGGTATTTTTCCACCCTTGAAGAAATAAGCTCCTATCTCGATCAAACCCTTGAGAAAAATGATCTTGTGATTACACTGGGTGCCGGTGATGTTTACAAAGTCGGCCAAAATCTTGTTTGCTAA
- a CDS encoding tyrosine-type recombinase/integrase, which translates to MRISMKNERNVSLEEGFKEVLQYANVKNLSGATIRNYRMTYDYFEKYFGANRLLAEINDKVIAEYTIFLKANFHMNSIESINTCLRYLRAMVNYWVELGYVSKIKITLLKGNTKIKEAYTDDELIILLKKPDTKKCSFPEYRTWVIINFFVGTGCRVRTLVNVKIKDIDLESAIIKYSVTKNRRQQIIPITKSLTSILDEYLKYRKGVENDYVFCSETGTKLLETSVSHSVLKYNRKRGVQKTSVHLFRHSFAKNWILAGGDIFRLQKILGHQSIEIVKEYVNMFSDDLKRDFDRYNPLEKFCFDRKTIRLR; encoded by the coding sequence ATGCGAATCTCAATGAAGAATGAAAGAAATGTGTCTTTGGAAGAGGGATTTAAAGAGGTATTGCAGTATGCCAATGTAAAAAATTTGTCAGGAGCAACAATACGAAACTATCGAATGACTTATGATTATTTTGAAAAGTATTTTGGGGCAAACAGATTATTGGCAGAAATCAATGATAAGGTAATAGCAGAATATACAATTTTTCTAAAAGCAAATTTTCATATGAATAGTATTGAGAGCATTAACACTTGCCTGAGATATTTAAGAGCAATGGTCAATTATTGGGTTGAATTAGGCTATGTCTCCAAAATAAAAATCACTCTTCTTAAAGGGAATACAAAAATAAAAGAGGCATATACGGATGATGAACTAATAATTCTTCTAAAAAAACCAGATACTAAAAAGTGTTCTTTCCCTGAATATAGAACATGGGTCATAATAAACTTTTTTGTTGGTACAGGGTGCAGGGTAAGAACTCTGGTTAATGTTAAGATTAAAGACATTGATTTAGAAAGTGCCATAATAAAATACTCGGTGACAAAGAACAGAAGACAGCAAATTATTCCAATTACAAAATCGTTAACAAGTATACTTGATGAATATCTAAAATACAGAAAAGGAGTAGAGAATGACTATGTTTTTTGTTCAGAAACAGGAACAAAGCTATTGGAAACAAGTGTTTCTCATTCGGTTTTAAAATATAATAGAAAAAGAGGTGTTCAAAAAACTTCAGTTCATTTGTTCCGACATAGTTTTGCTAAGAATTGGATTCTTGCAGGCGGTGACATATTTCGTTTGCAAAAGATTTTAGGTCATCAAAGTATCGAAATAGTCAAAGAATATGTAAATATGTTTTCGGATGATTTGAAGAGGGATTTTGATAGATATAATCCTCTTGAAAAGTTTTGTTTCGATAGAAAGACAATTAGACTAAGATAA
- a CDS encoding M15 family metallopeptidase, with product MKKTLILIGIIITLFTSGCNQTTATDTPNSSTNVNTKTNPNTDLPSAQDNPQNTQSAIPVDTFLLRVGAAAQGTIDYHDVNSIAVLVNKQNDLPADYVPSDLVNVNIPFTFKEQAPKRMLRQEAATKLEELFSAAKEQNIILYGVSGYRSYQTQEGLFANFVRRYGSEEKANQISAKPGQSEHQTGLAMDVTSQSVNFGLEETFGATDEFSWLIANAHRFGFIIRYPKGKEYLTEYTYEPWHLRYVGVELASTLYKQNITFEEYLFFKI from the coding sequence ATGAAAAAGACGCTTATCCTTATTGGTATAATTATTACCTTATTCACAAGCGGCTGTAACCAAACCACAGCGACGGATACTCCCAATTCCAGTACGAATGTCAACACAAAAACAAATCCCAACACGGATTTACCGTCCGCGCAGGACAATCCGCAAAATACCCAGTCGGCTATTCCGGTGGATACATTCCTGCTTCGGGTGGGTGCCGCTGCTCAAGGAACTATCGACTATCACGATGTGAACAGCATAGCGGTTCTTGTCAATAAGCAAAATGACCTGCCAGCCGACTATGTCCCGTCAGATCTTGTCAATGTAAATATTCCTTTCACTTTTAAAGAACAAGCTCCAAAAAGAATGCTTCGTCAGGAAGCTGCGACCAAGTTAGAGGAACTATTCAGCGCTGCTAAAGAACAAAATATTATTCTTTACGGCGTTTCCGGTTATCGCTCCTATCAGACCCAAGAAGGGCTTTTTGCCAACTTTGTCCGCCGGTATGGCAGCGAGGAAAAAGCCAATCAAATCAGTGCTAAACCAGGGCAAAGCGAGCACCAAACCGGCCTGGCTATGGATGTCACATCCCAAAGTGTTAATTTTGGACTTGAAGAAACATTTGGTGCCACAGATGAATTTTCCTGGTTGATAGCGAACGCCCACCGGTTCGGCTTTATTATCCGCTATCCCAAAGGCAAGGAATACCTGACCGAATATACCTACGAACCCTGGCACCTTCGCTATGTTGGTGTGGAACTCGCGTCGACACTTTACAAACAAAATATTACTTTTGAAGAATATCTGTTCTTCAAAATTTAG
- a CDS encoding HNH endonuclease, with protein sequence MIVIYDNFSIIKKLSHCTLIEYTTVYGIKKNAIILNDAKRIICDLDKNQNFHNFYEQILEEQNRRFYSNKTLGFTIRLIGDYEFNKNEYIVNIPYNLKLKFIYQSSRSLHFMSCTSQLSKNMNKVIKLILSQASKEDMRELLNHQISKIDNSMIVFYEFDEDKIISLSKKRANEKREYNRETYEILMEKYYEEKALMNGRNSNIEHKKNELPKEIIKETKSEIQVNSLYKDIKHIEIVPKEPNDQIENDFISANVLIVSSVKDEMKNKKIITNINISVEDNLLIPTKGSLEPQKKLRTFTATNRNLTIVKYLKALYQNKCQICGEAIEVSPDNFLSEVHHIRPLGEHNGADVIENMIVLCPNHHAMFDRGSITIDLYTKTVIHFNPNNPLNNEQIKLKHDIDRNYIEYHNQYIFVNTAKSQISNCQVEVTNDIEVFQYRSVDYGDIVTLQDIQNGEIFDVKLEDKYNKVLMKPLEKNLIGKFLDDTIEHNGFCYKIITFREENISKK encoded by the coding sequence ATGATAGTAATTTATGACAATTTCAGTATTATAAAAAAACTTTCGCATTGCACCTTAATAGAATATACCACAGTATATGGAATTAAAAAGAATGCTATCATTCTTAATGATGCGAAAAGAATTATTTGCGATTTAGATAAGAACCAGAACTTTCATAATTTTTATGAGCAAATTTTAGAAGAGCAGAATAGAAGGTTTTATTCCAACAAAACATTAGGATTTACCATAAGGTTAATAGGTGACTATGAATTTAATAAAAATGAATATATTGTAAATATTCCATATAATTTAAAACTGAAATTTATATATCAAAGTTCTCGTAGTTTACATTTTATGTCTTGTACCTCTCAACTTTCTAAAAATATGAATAAGGTTATAAAACTTATTTTGAGCCAAGCTAGTAAAGAAGATATGAGGGAACTCCTCAATCACCAAATAAGTAAAATAGATAACAGTATGATTGTATTCTATGAATTTGATGAAGATAAAATAATTAGTCTCAGTAAAAAAAGAGCAAATGAGAAACGTGAATATAATAGAGAAACATATGAAATATTGATGGAAAAATATTATGAAGAAAAGGCATTAATGAACGGAAGGAATTCTAACATTGAACATAAGAAGAATGAACTACCAAAGGAAATCATTAAGGAAACAAAAAGTGAAATACAAGTAAATTCCTTATATAAAGATATCAAGCATATAGAGATAGTGCCAAAAGAGCCAAATGATCAAATAGAGAATGATTTCATATCTGCCAATGTATTGATTGTAAGTTCTGTCAAAGACGAAATGAAAAATAAAAAAATAATAACGAACATAAATATATCCGTTGAAGATAATTTATTAATTCCAACTAAGGGAAGCCTCGAACCACAAAAGAAGCTTAGAACATTTACAGCAACAAACCGAAATCTAACCATCGTAAAATATCTTAAAGCCTTATATCAAAATAAATGCCAAATCTGCGGTGAAGCAATAGAAGTATCCCCTGATAACTTTCTTAGCGAAGTTCATCATATAAGACCACTGGGGGAACATAATGGAGCTGATGTCATTGAAAATATGATTGTTCTATGCCCAAATCATCATGCAATGTTTGATAGAGGTTCAATCACCATTGATCTTTATACAAAAACGGTAATCCATTTTAATCCAAATAATCCGTTGAATAATGAGCAAATAAAATTAAAACATGATATCGACCGGAATTACATTGAATACCATAACCAATATATTTTTGTGAATACTGCAAAAAGTCAGATATCAAATTGTCAGGTAGAAGTTACTAATGATATTGAGGTTTTCCAATATCGCTCGGTTGACTATGGGGATATTGTAACTTTGCAAGATATTCAAAACGGTGAAATATTTGATGTGAAGCTAGAAGATAAATACAATAAAGTATTAATGAAGCCATTAGAAAAGAATTTGATTGGTAAATTCCTTGATGATACTATTGAACATAATGGTTTTTGCTATAAAATAATAACATTCCGGGAAGAAAATATTAGTAAAAAATGA